A single genomic interval of Agarivorans aestuarii harbors:
- a CDS encoding winged helix-turn-helix domain-containing protein yields MSFNDVVVVGPLAVDMSQNSITFKDKSAYLGPLRTHLLGYLCKHVNQVVGRDDLSDAVWGRSVSDHTINQHISQLRKVITTLNNTDLTIATIPKKGYIARCEAVAQPNRVKPELVQNQAKALLLSDAETCQKIQNLKADGELKQLEMFSNAGLLHERLMSNEFQAVIIDTELANAEGLKLIKAIRTGQTLASSDIAILSLASEATKQLLGFNVLMDVQGLIVKPVDIEVLEKQIKTAVAMRFKLKPNAAYDLVPTMLNSAVSVNLQSACLSN; encoded by the coding sequence ATGTCCTTTAATGATGTTGTAGTAGTTGGCCCGTTGGCCGTAGATATGAGCCAAAATAGTATTACGTTTAAGGATAAAAGTGCCTATTTGGGACCATTAAGAACCCATTTGTTGGGATATTTGTGTAAACATGTCAATCAAGTTGTGGGGAGAGACGACTTGTCTGATGCTGTGTGGGGACGTAGTGTCTCAGACCATACAATTAATCAGCATATATCTCAGTTACGAAAAGTAATCACTACTTTGAACAATACTGATCTCACCATCGCTACCATTCCCAAAAAGGGCTATATAGCAAGATGTGAAGCAGTCGCTCAGCCCAACCGAGTAAAACCGGAGCTGGTTCAAAATCAAGCAAAAGCCTTGTTATTAAGTGATGCTGAGACCTGCCAGAAAATTCAAAACCTGAAGGCCGATGGCGAGTTAAAACAGTTAGAAATGTTCTCTAATGCTGGTTTGCTGCATGAGCGACTAATGAGCAACGAGTTCCAGGCTGTGATCATCGACACCGAATTAGCCAATGCCGAAGGCTTAAAGCTAATTAAGGCAATTCGAACTGGCCAAACTTTGGCTAGCTCTGATATCGCTATTCTATCTTTAGCATCTGAAGCCACTAAGCAATTGCTTGGTTTTAATGTATTGATGGACGTGCAAGGCTTAATCGTTAAGCCTGTTGACATTGAAGTATTGGAAAAGCAAATAAAAACAGCCGTAGCAATGCGCTTTAAACTAAAGCCAAATGCCGCTTATGATCTTGTTCCTACTATGTTAAATAGCGCGGTTAGCGTAAACTTACAGTCTGCTTGTTTAAGTAACTAG
- a CDS encoding YacL family protein produces the protein MELTIRRSLDGAFIIDCGDEHRCFSMWLERELNKDRQFIPSLVAQLKNLSGLAELHIDSDEFRFEANLDEVTIAVSQDNATENQALLEEAMSLDAAHSACGYDDFLELLNSIETY, from the coding sequence ATGGAACTGACGATTCGCCGTTCTTTGGACGGCGCTTTTATTATTGATTGCGGTGACGAACATCGGTGTTTTTCGATGTGGCTAGAGCGCGAGCTAAATAAAGATCGTCAGTTTATCCCTTCTTTAGTCGCCCAGCTGAAAAATTTGTCTGGCTTAGCAGAGCTGCATATCGACAGTGATGAGTTTCGTTTTGAAGCCAACTTAGATGAAGTGACCATCGCCGTATCTCAAGACAACGCTACCGAGAATCAAGCCCTACTAGAAGAGGCTATGAGTTTAGATGCGGCACATAGCGCTTGCGGCTACGACGATTTTCTAGAATTGTTAAATTCTATCGAGACTTATTAA
- a CDS encoding P-II family nitrogen regulator — translation MKLISAIIKPFKLDDVREAIAEVGVDGLTVSEVKGFGRQKGHTELYRGAEYQVDFLPKVKLEIATSSENLDRIIEAISSAAYTGKIGDGKIFVYDLSNVVRIRTGEMDAEAI, via the coding sequence ATGAAACTAATTAGCGCGATAATCAAGCCATTCAAATTGGATGACGTGCGTGAAGCCATTGCCGAAGTTGGCGTAGATGGTTTAACCGTATCTGAAGTTAAAGGTTTTGGTCGTCAAAAAGGTCACACCGAATTATATCGTGGTGCCGAGTACCAAGTTGACTTTTTACCTAAGGTAAAACTGGAAATTGCTACTAGCTCAGAAAATCTAGATCGCATTATTGAAGCGATTTCTAGTGCAGCTTACACCGGCAAAATTGGTGACGGTAAGATTTTTGTATACGACTTAAGCAACGTAGTACGTATTCGTACTGGCGAAATGGATGCAGAGGCTATCTAA